GTCGACGTGAAGCGCCATGCGCGGCGTGCCGCGCAGTCGTCGAGCCCGGTGCTGCTGCTGGGGGAGACCGGCACCGGCAAGGAACTGTTGGCGCATGCGATCCACGCGGCATCGGCACGCGCCAACGGCCCCTTCGTGAGCCTCAACATCGCGGCCGTGCCCGACACGCTGCTGGAGGCCGAGTTCTTCGGCTTCGCGCCGGGCGCCTTCACCGGGGCCGATCGCAAGGGGCGGGAGGGCAAGTTCAAGCTGGCCGACGGCGGCACGCTGTTCCTCGACGAGATCGGCGACATGCCGCTGGCCCTGCAGGCCAAGCTGCTGCGCGCGCTGCAGGAAGGCGAGATCGAGCCGCTGGGCTCGAACAAGGTGGTGCCTTTCGATGCGCGCGTGATCGCCGCCACCTCGCGCGACCTGCCGGCGCTGGTGCGCGAGGGGCGCTTTCGCGAGGACCTGTACTACCGCCTCAACGTGCTGCCGCTGCGGGTGCCGCCATTGCGTGAGCGGCGCAGCGACATCCCAGCGCTGATCGAGGCGTTGGGCGAAGACATGGCGCAGCGCAGCGGCGAAGCGCCGCCCGAACTCATGCCCGATGCGCTGGCCCTGCTGGCGGCGCAGCACTGGCGCGGCAACACGCGCGAGCTGCGCAACGTGCTGGAACAACTGGCGATGCGCAGCGACTCGACACGCATCGATGCGGCCGAGGTCAAGCGCGTGCTGGCCGAGACCGGCCTGGAGCAGATCGCCGCGCCCGAGCCGCTGCCGTCCGGCGGCGATGCTGACCAGGCACACCTGCTGCGACCCATGGCCGAGCAGATCGCCGAACTCGAGCGCCGCGCCATCGCCGCCGCGCTGGCTCGAACCGGCGGCAACAAGCTGGCGACGGCGCGGCTGCTGGGCATCTCGCGCGCAACCCTGTACGACCGTATGGGGCCCACCGGCGATTAATGCGTCATCCAAAAAAACGGCCTCGCAGAAGCGAGGCCGTTTTCAGGGGTGACGAGATTTACAGGCTGATCTCGGTGATCTTCGCGCCCGACACCGACACGCCGGCCTCCAGGCCCACGTTGGTCAGCACGAAGCCGACCACCGGCTGGCGGATGGTGTTCGTGTCGACCGAGCCGTTGGCGCCGATGGTGGCCACGGCCACGGTGGCGTCAGCGCCAGCGGTCCAGCCCTTGCTGTTGCGGAACTTGGCCAGCGATTCCTGCGTGTTGAACACGTAGATCACAGCCTTCGACTGGGCGCCGGCCTGGAAGCCGATGGAGCCAGCGGTGGTGCTGTAGTAAGCCTGCGTGCGGCCGCCGGTGCGCAGCGCGCCACGGCCGTATTCGGCGCCGACGCCGAGGCTGGCGCCGACCACCGACGGGAACACCAGCACGCCAGCGGCCTTGCTCACCATCTCGCGCGAACCGGGGACGGTCTGGTAGAGCTTCGACAGCGAAGCATCGACCTGTGCGTCGATGGACGTACGCGACGACGAGGACGTGCCGGTGTCGCCGGGACGGGTGGTGGTGCAGCCTGCGAACAGCATGCTGGCCGCAGCGACGGCAGTGACGGTGGCGAGGGTGCGGAGCTTCAATGTGGTCATGGTCTATGTCCTCTTCTTTAGATGAAATCGGGTTCCGGTCCATGTCGATCGACGCGTGTTGCATCGGCTCTTGAACCAGACCGGAACCGATGCTAAGTCGGTAAAAAGCGGGGAAATCGCAGAAACGGCGGTGACCTACGTGATGTCGGGCCAAGCAGATGGACGTCGCTGGCCCGATGTCCTACGCCCTGGAAAACCCTGATCGAAAATCAGACAAATGCCTGAAAGTCAGGCGGTCGCTGTGTTTGGGTGTCGTGCGATTCGTCAATGCATCTAGGGAAATACCTTTCGGATCAACGCGCCTTGTCTTGGCATGGACTGTGCAATATTCAGTCATACCAAAACAGGAGACCCGCATGATCCAACGTCGCCACCTCTTCGCACTGACGGCGCTCGCTGCGCTGACCGCCGCCGCCACCGCGCCCGTCCACGCGCAGTCCAACGAGATCCGCATCGCCCATGTCTATAGCAAGACCGGCGCGCTCGAGGCCTACGGCAAGCAGACGCAGATCGGCCTGATGATGGGCCTGGACTACGCCACTGGCGGCACGATGGAGGTCAACGGCAAGAAGCTCGTGGTGATCGAGAAGGACGACCAGGGCAAGCCCGATCTCGGCAAGTCGCTGCTGGCCGCCGCCTATTCCGACGACAAGGCCGCGCTGGCCGTCGGGCCGACAGCATCGGGTGTCGCGCTGGCCATGCTGCCGGTCGCCGAGGAATACAAGAAGGTGCTGATCGTCGAGCCGGCCGTGGCCGATTCCATCACCGGCGACAAGTGGAACAAGTACATCTTCCGCACCGGCCGCAACTCGTCGCAGGACGCGATCAGCAATGCCGTGGCCATCGACAAGGCGGGTGTGACCGTCGCCACGCTGGCGCAGGACAACGCCTTCGGCCGCGACGGCGTGAAGGCCTTCGGCGCTGCGCTGAAGAACGCCAAGCTGGCCCACGAGGAATACCTGCCGCCGGCCACCACCGACTTCACCGCCGGTGCGCAGCGCCTGATCGACAAGCTTAAGGACCAGCCGGGCCGCAAGATCATCTGGATCGTCTGGGCCGGCGCGGGCAACCCCTTCAAGATCGTCGACCTCGACCTCAAGCGCTACGGCATCGAGATCGCGACCGGCGGCAACATCCTGCCCGCCATGGCCGCCTACAAGAGCCTGCCCGGCATGGAAGGCGCGACCTACTACTACTTCGGCATCCCGAAGAACCCGGTGAACGAGGCACTGGTCTCGGCGCACTACAAGCAGTTCAAGACGCCGCCGGACTTCTTCACGGCGGGCGGCTTCTCGGCCGCGATGGCGGTGGTCACGGCGCTGAAGAAGACGGGCGGCGACACCGGCACCAACAAGCTCATCACGGCGATGGAAGGCATGAGCTTCGACACGCCCAAGGGCAAGATGACCTTCCGCAAGGAAGACCACCAGGCGATGCAGTCGATGTACCACTTCAAGATCAAGGTGGACCCGGCGTTCGCGTGGGGCGTGCCGGAGCTCGTGCACGAGATCAAGCCCGAAGAGATGAACATCCCGATCAAGAACAAGCGCTGAACGAACGGCACGAGCGATGCTGGAAACCCGCGGACTCACCATCCGCTTCGGCGGCCACGTGGCCGTCAACGCTGTCTCGTGCGCCTTCGCGCCCGGCACGTTGACGGCCATCGTCGGACCGAACGGGGCGGGCAAGACGACCTACTTCAACCTGATCTCGGGGCAACTGAAAGCCAGCGCGGGAACGGTGTCGCACAACGGGCGCGACCTGTCCGGCCTGTCGCCCTCGGCGCGCACGCACGCCGGCCTGGGCCGTGCGTTTCAGCTCACCAATCTTTTTCCGAACCTCACGGTGCTGGAGAACGTGCGCCTCGCGGTGCAGGCCACGCGCGAGGGCGCGCACCGGCGCGGGCTCAACCTCTGGAGCATCTGGAGCGACCACGCGGCGCTGACCGCGCGGGCCGATGAATTGCTGGCGCAGATCAACCTCAAGTCGAAAGAGAACGCCACCGTCGCGAGCCTGCCGCACGGCGACCAGCGCAAGCTCGAAGTGGCGTTGCTGATGGCGCTGGAGCCGCAGGTGTTCATGTTCGACGAGCCGACCGCCGGCATGAATGCGGCCGAGGCGCCGGTCATTCTCGACCTCATCCGCCAGTTGAAGCAGGACAAGACCAAGACCATCCTGCTGGTTGAACACAAGATGGACGTGGTGCGCGAGCTGGCCGACCGCATCATCGTGCTGCACAACGGCACGCTGGTGGCCGACGGCGAACCGGCCGAAGTGATCGCATCGCCGATCGTGCAAGAGGCCTACCTCGGCGTCGCGAAGGAGGCCGTATGAATCTTCTTGAATTGCAGGGCGTGCAGACGCACATCGGCGCGTACCACATCCTCCACGGCGTCGACCTGGTCGTGCCCAAGGGCCAACTGACGATGCTGCTCGGCCGCAACGGCGCCGGCAAGACGACCACGCTGCGGACCATCATGGGCCTGTGGCATGCATCGCAGGGCAGGGTGCGTTTCGGTGACAAGGACATC
The sequence above is drawn from the Variovorax sp. J2L1-78 genome and encodes:
- a CDS encoding substrate-binding domain-containing protein; the encoded protein is MIQRRHLFALTALAALTAAATAPVHAQSNEIRIAHVYSKTGALEAYGKQTQIGLMMGLDYATGGTMEVNGKKLVVIEKDDQGKPDLGKSLLAAAYSDDKAALAVGPTASGVALAMLPVAEEYKKVLIVEPAVADSITGDKWNKYIFRTGRNSSQDAISNAVAIDKAGVTVATLAQDNAFGRDGVKAFGAALKNAKLAHEEYLPPATTDFTAGAQRLIDKLKDQPGRKIIWIVWAGAGNPFKIVDLDLKRYGIEIATGGNILPAMAAYKSLPGMEGATYYYFGIPKNPVNEALVSAHYKQFKTPPDFFTAGGFSAAMAVVTALKKTGGDTGTNKLITAMEGMSFDTPKGKMTFRKEDHQAMQSMYHFKIKVDPAFAWGVPELVHEIKPEEMNIPIKNKR
- a CDS encoding sigma-54 interaction domain-containing protein, with the translated sequence MGSISAASPAPPALPLDAQGILALAARSMFHLFSSISQGMFLVDRSGRIVWVNEGYKRFLPALGFASVDDFVGRPVEEVIHNTQMREVLESGKPILIDLLTNKAGTFVVSRIPLHAEVAGAEGDPELGEVIGAIGIVLFDHPETTLQPLISKFAMLQRDLDDARRELATQRNHPLWKLAGADGQRRAKHTFASFIGSSPAAVDVKRHARRAAQSSSPVLLLGETGTGKELLAHAIHAASARANGPFVSLNIAAVPDTLLEAEFFGFAPGAFTGADRKGREGKFKLADGGTLFLDEIGDMPLALQAKLLRALQEGEIEPLGSNKVVPFDARVIAATSRDLPALVREGRFREDLYYRLNVLPLRVPPLRERRSDIPALIEALGEDMAQRSGEAPPELMPDALALLAAQHWRGNTRELRNVLEQLAMRSDSTRIDAAEVKRVLAETGLEQIAAPEPLPSGGDADQAHLLRPMAEQIAELERRAIAAALARTGGNKLATARLLGISRATLYDRMGPTGD
- a CDS encoding ABC transporter ATP-binding protein — encoded protein: MLETRGLTIRFGGHVAVNAVSCAFAPGTLTAIVGPNGAGKTTYFNLISGQLKASAGTVSHNGRDLSGLSPSARTHAGLGRAFQLTNLFPNLTVLENVRLAVQATREGAHRRGLNLWSIWSDHAALTARADELLAQINLKSKENATVASLPHGDQRKLEVALLMALEPQVFMFDEPTAGMNAAEAPVILDLIRQLKQDKTKTILLVEHKMDVVRELADRIIVLHNGTLVADGEPAEVIASPIVQEAYLGVAKEAV
- a CDS encoding BPSL1445 family SYLF domain-containing lipoprotein; the encoded protein is MTTLKLRTLATVTAVAAASMLFAGCTTTRPGDTGTSSSSRTSIDAQVDASLSKLYQTVPGSREMVSKAAGVLVFPSVVGASLGVGAEYGRGALRTGGRTQAYYSTTAGSIGFQAGAQSKAVIYVFNTQESLAKFRNSKGWTAGADATVAVATIGANGSVDTNTIRQPVVGFVLTNVGLEAGVSVSGAKITEISL